A part of Helicobacteraceae bacterium genomic DNA contains:
- a CDS encoding Ig-like domain-containing protein, which yields MEAGGDTLLESISLPSSIVLWKSQDYIFEPLFTPQDATNLSLIWDCNDTSVISIDQDGNVTAKAIGAAKVTATSVADNSVQASATVIVDREITQIVVGGYHSVILDSKGDLWTTGANDKGQLGIGDNNDSHSFVKVKSIGAMEKR from the coding sequence ATGGAAGCAGGCGGCGATACGCTTCTTGAATCGATCTCCCTTCCAAGCTCAATCGTCCTTTGGAAAAGCCAAGATTATATCTTTGAACCCCTCTTTACTCCCCAAGACGCCACAAACCTCTCTCTTATATGGGATTGCAACGATACCTCCGTAATATCGATAGACCAAGACGGAAATGTAACCGCGAAAGCCATAGGCGCCGCTAAAGTTACGGCGACCTCCGTCGCCGATAACTCCGTTCAAGCCTCCGCTACCGTTATCGTAGATCGCGAGATAACTCAAATTGTCGTTGGCGGTTATCACAGCGTTATCTTAGATTCCAAAGGCGATCTATGGACTACGGGAGCCAACGACAAAGGACAGCTGGGAATAGGAGATAACAACGATAGCCATAGCTTTGTTAAAGTTAAATCTATTGGAGCTATGGAAAAGCGGTAA
- the pncB gene encoding nicotinate phosphoribosyltransferase, whose translation MGIIKSLLDQDLYKITMQRVYFHRFSNATARYEFRCRDESVVFTEAMFAEIDAEIKALDNLKFEKEEIDYIGDLYYMKEARGYLEFLRLFRLNSEYIRADLREGKLSIVAEGPIWLASMYEIFVLAIVSEVYFKRAALGDLAVGRARLDAKIDAIKQRDIPFKFSDFGTRRRYSLAWMDEVIAALAKNFDGAVFTGTSNLYFAKKYNLIPMGTLAHEYLCLGQALDVVTIANSQRFMLQTWADEYRGDLGIALSDNLGSDYFFQHDFDKYFSLLFSGVRQDSGDPIEWGRKTLEHYEKYRIDPRSKTLVFSDALDFPRAFAINREFYDKANVAFGIGTNLTNDMGVKPLNIVFKMVSANGRPVAKLSDSPTKLMCEDQGYVEYLKSVIDRGLSPSSRQSDRGGVEQV comes from the coding sequence ATGGGGATTATCAAGAGTTTGCTTGATCAGGATTTATACAAGATCACTATGCAGCGGGTCTATTTTCACCGCTTCTCTAACGCTACGGCGCGTTACGAGTTTCGTTGCCGCGACGAGAGCGTTGTTTTCACCGAAGCGATGTTCGCCGAGATCGACGCGGAGATTAAAGCGCTCGACAACCTTAAGTTTGAAAAAGAGGAGATCGACTATATCGGCGATCTCTACTATATGAAAGAGGCGAGGGGCTATCTGGAGTTTTTGCGCCTGTTTCGGCTAAACAGCGAGTATATCCGCGCCGATCTTCGAGAGGGCAAGCTCTCTATCGTCGCCGAAGGACCGATCTGGCTTGCGTCGATGTATGAAATTTTTGTGTTGGCGATCGTAAGCGAGGTCTATTTTAAGCGCGCGGCGCTCGGCGATCTCGCCGTTGGGCGCGCGCGATTAGACGCCAAAATCGACGCGATCAAACAACGGGACATACCTTTCAAATTCAGCGATTTTGGGACGCGGCGGCGATATAGTTTGGCGTGGATGGACGAAGTTATTGCCGCGTTAGCCAAAAACTTTGACGGCGCCGTTTTCACGGGAACTTCCAACCTCTACTTCGCCAAAAAATACAACCTTATCCCGATGGGGACGTTAGCGCACGAGTATCTCTGTTTGGGGCAGGCGCTAGACGTGGTAACGATCGCCAACAGCCAGCGTTTTATGCTGCAGACATGGGCGGACGAGTATCGCGGCGATCTGGGAATCGCGCTTAGCGATAATCTAGGATCGGACTACTTTTTTCAGCACGATTTCGACAAGTATTTCAGCCTGCTTTTCAGCGGCGTTAGGCAGGATAGCGGCGATCCGATCGAGTGGGGGCGCAAGACGCTCGAACATTACGAAAAATATAGGATTGATCCGCGCTCGAAAACCTTAGTTTTCAGCGACGCTTTAGATTTTCCGCGCGCCTTTGCGATCAATCGCGAGTTTTACGACAAGGCGAACGTGGCGTTTGGAATCGGCACAAACCTTACCAACGATATGGGCGTTAAGCCGCTTAATATCGTTTTCAAAATGGTAAGCGCCAACGGCAGACCCGTAGCCAAACTCTCCGATTCTCCCACAAAACTGATGTGCGAAGATCAAGGCTATGTCGAATATCTAAAGAGCGTGATAGATCGAGGCTTGTCGCCAAGCTCGCGTCAAAGCGATCGGGGCGGCGTTGAGCAGGTCTAA
- a CDS encoding YraN family protein has product MSRSKGFAIEKQACEWLVKRGFEIIDRNFYEKFGEIDIVAAKEGVTHFIEVKSGENFDPIHAVTPAKLAKVIKTAESWLQKRRCNSPFLIDALLARKNEFELIENVTI; this is encoded by the coding sequence TTGAGCAGGTCTAAAGGTTTTGCGATTGAGAAACAAGCCTGCGAATGGCTTGTCAAACGGGGTTTTGAGATTATCGATCGTAACTTTTATGAAAAATTCGGCGAGATCGATATTGTCGCCGCAAAAGAGGGCGTTACGCATTTTATCGAGGTAAAAAGCGGCGAAAATTTCGATCCGATCCACGCCGTTACGCCCGCGAAATTAGCGAAAGTTATCAAAACCGCCGAAAGCTGGCTTCAAAAACGCCGCTGCAACTCCCCTTTTTTGATCGACGCTCTGTTGGCGCGCAAAAACGAATTCGAGTTGATTGAAAACGTAACTATATAA
- a CDS encoding RDD family protein translates to MSSLKPAGFWARFTASLVDIFMILVPLVFAINLAIGYEKRPLIAWSAQTALLALIVISFWVRKGYTPGKKYMRLIVLDSKTDKTMYIWQACWRFVCECVSFISIVGVLLPAFRKDKKTLHDLLSRTRVVRL, encoded by the coding sequence ATGAGTTCTTTGAAACCCGCCGGATTTTGGGCGCGCTTTACCGCGTCGTTGGTCGATATTTTTATGATTCTCGTTCCGCTCGTTTTCGCAATCAATCTTGCGATCGGATACGAAAAACGTCCGCTGATCGCGTGGTCGGCTCAAACGGCGCTCCTAGCGTTAATCGTAATTTCGTTCTGGGTGCGCAAAGGATACACGCCCGGCAAAAAATATATGCGTCTGATCGTTTTAGATTCCAAGACGGATAAGACGATGTATATTTGGCAAGCCTGCTGGCGCTTTGTCTGCGAATGCGTCAGCTTTATCAGCATCGTCGGCGTTTTGCTTCCCGCGTTTCGCAAGGATAAGAAAACATTGCACGATCTGCTTTCGCGCACCCGCGTCGTTCGTTTATAA
- a CDS encoding DUF2628 domain-containing protein yields the protein MATSQWSDYDEKMLAAFVKKPSKMPFYRDLYERAASLGAPRLCWKWSWWAFFGGALFPLYRKTYLAALVVWGTNLVLFMLARLVAPSRVLYEIERGLVNPNNLSEVAGYFVGWGCVTLIVAIIVGGFTSYFIIKRYCELKAAIENKYATEEDRVATMALHGGTHQWVIKLVIALIIIFNLLLILSVLAAYANVR from the coding sequence ATGGCTACTTCGCAATGGAGCGATTACGACGAAAAGATGTTGGCGGCATTTGTAAAAAAGCCGTCAAAAATGCCTTTTTACCGCGATCTATACGAACGCGCCGCGAGCTTGGGCGCTCCAAGACTATGCTGGAAATGGTCGTGGTGGGCGTTTTTCGGCGGCGCTTTATTTCCGCTTTATCGTAAAACCTATCTGGCGGCTTTGGTCGTTTGGGGGACAAACCTCGTTTTATTCATGCTTGCGCGTCTCGTTGCTCCGAGTCGGGTGCTTTATGAGATAGAGCGCGGCTTGGTAAATCCGAATAACTTATCTGAAGTAGCGGGGTATTTTGTTGGTTGGGGATGCGTAACGTTGATTGTCGCAATTATTGTCGGCGGTTTTACGTCGTATTTTATTATCAAACGATACTGCGAACTTAAAGCGGCGATCGAAAACAAATACGCGACCGAAGAGGATCGCGTCGCCACGATGGCGCTCCACGGCGGAACTCATCAATGGGTAATAAAATTGGTAATAGCGCTGATTATTATCTTTAACCTACTCTTGATTTTAAGCGTATTAGCCGCATACGCGAACGTTCGTTAA
- a CDS encoding tetratricopeptide repeat protein has translation MKALFINKLLKIAAIALIALCLNVSIPFLFKTSAAEEASNRGVSAYNRGDFEGALELYSQAIKIDPNLAGAYNNRGVAYYNLGDISRAIADYNQAIKIDPNDADVYNNRGLAYENLGDHNKAIADFNQAIKIDPNLALVYNNRGLAYYNLGDYSKAIADYTQTIKIAPNLANAYNNRGFVYYKLGDTSKAIADYNQAIKIDPNLALAYNNRGLAYKNLGDTSKEIADYNQAIKINSGYAFAYYNRGLAYANLGDYSKAIADYTQAIKIDPNLVNAYNNRGNAYGKLGDLKNAAKDARKACELGDCKLFAIYGRK, from the coding sequence ATGAAAGCTCTCTTTATAAATAAACTCTTAAAAATAGCGGCGATCGCGCTAATAGCGCTTTGCCTAAACGTCTCTATACCTTTTTTATTCAAAACGAGCGCTGCGGAGGAGGCGTCTAATCGAGGCGTGAGCGCATATAACCGCGGCGATTTTGAAGGGGCGCTCGAACTTTACAGCCAAGCGATTAAGATCGATCCAAACTTAGCGGGCGCTTACAACAATCGCGGAGTCGCTTACTATAATTTAGGCGACATAAGCAGAGCGATCGCCGATTACAACCAAGCGATCAAGATCGATCCAAACGATGCGGACGTTTACAACAATCGCGGACTCGCTTACGAAAATTTAGGCGACCATAACAAAGCGATCGCGGATTTCAATCAAGCGATTAAGATCGATCCAAACTTAGCGCTTGTTTACAATAATCGCGGACTCGCTTACTATAATTTAGGCGACTATAGCAAGGCGATCGCCGATTACACGCAAACGATCAAGATCGCTCCAAACTTAGCGAACGCTTACAATAATCGCGGATTCGTTTACTATAAGTTAGGCGATACAAGCAAAGCGATTGCGGATTACAATCAAGCGATCAAGATCGATCCAAACTTAGCGCTTGCTTACAATAATCGCGGACTTGCTTACAAAAATTTAGGCGATACAAGTAAAGAGATCGCGGATTACAACCAAGCGATTAAGATCAATTCAGGCTATGCGTTCGCTTACTACAATCGCGGACTTGCTTACGCTAATTTAGGCGACTATAGCAAGGCGATCGCCGATTACACGCAAGCGATTAAGATTGATCCAAACTTAGTGAACGCTTACAATAATCGCGGAAATGCTTACGGTAAATTAGGCGATCTAAAAAACGCCGCAAAAGACGCTCGCAAAGCGTGCGAACTCGGCGATTGCAAGTTGTTTGCAATATATGGGAGAAAATAA